In Deinococcus cellulosilyticus NBRC 106333 = KACC 11606, one genomic interval encodes:
- a CDS encoding PAS domain-containing protein — MNHTEPHLIDLAFQWPEYAENLFAQRFAEALKCSKAVIVLQDPDGTPGLVRLIGQHGLSEQEIQRAVLPHFDLRQESLSKLARKEGFVHVMWTKKPFKVGPLEQSILAATGMQSVYCCPLDLPDGRPGLIYAASTEQTVPQVSQMARAVRIAQSLTHGLVRQHSQQVTLQRAKRLEQVVRNSPDMITTLSAEEGTYLSVSRISQELLGFTPEQMIGRDLKDFMRAEEVDRFLQFLREVDETHQNRRCQCQHQHQNGSFVDLEWNVQADGPGIVIGVARSVAAY; from the coding sequence GTGAACCACACCGAACCGCACCTCATCGACCTCGCCTTTCAATGGCCGGAATATGCAGAAAACCTCTTCGCCCAGCGTTTCGCTGAAGCCCTGAAGTGCAGCAAGGCGGTGATCGTGCTGCAGGACCCGGACGGCACCCCGGGTCTGGTGCGGCTGATTGGCCAGCATGGGCTCAGTGAGCAGGAAATCCAGCGGGCGGTGCTGCCCCACTTCGATTTGCGCCAGGAAAGCCTCAGCAAACTGGCCCGCAAAGAAGGCTTCGTGCACGTGATGTGGACCAAAAAACCCTTCAAGGTCGGTCCGCTGGAACAGTCCATCCTGGCCGCCACCGGCATGCAATCGGTGTACTGCTGCCCCCTGGACCTCCCTGATGGCAGGCCGGGTCTGATTTATGCGGCCAGCACCGAACAAACCGTTCCCCAGGTCTCCCAGATGGCCCGGGCGGTGCGCATTGCCCAGAGCCTCACCCACGGACTGGTCAGGCAGCACAGCCAGCAGGTCACCCTGCAGCGGGCGAAACGGCTGGAACAGGTGGTCAGAAACAGCCCGGACATGATCACCACCCTCAGTGCAGAAGAAGGCACCTACCTGTCGGTCAGCCGAATCAGTCAAGAACTGCTGGGCTTCACCCCAGAGCAGATGATTGGACGTGACCTGAAGGATTTCATGCGGGCAGAGGAAGTGGACCGCTTCCTGCAATTCCTCAGGGAAGTGGATGAGACCCACCAGAACCGGCGGTGCCAGTGCCAGCATCAACACCAGAACGGCTCATTTGTGGACCTCGAATGGAATGTGCAGGCAGACGGTCCTGGCATTGTCATTGGGGTGGCCCGCAGTGTTGCAGCATACTGA
- a CDS encoding transposase, with translation MTLKYLDETGLGLMLSVISSWFVKGRGKQFKIPTRWGSDGRVNVLGTLSLSGAGEQLEYRLLEGQCTRDQVVAYLQTLAERCDPAGLTVVVLDNAPFHKGGELTKRREEWEKQGLYLRYLPAYCPFLNLIETTWRKLKGFLMPRRCYNSVAELTEALLAAFKLLGAVQI, from the coding sequence CTGACCCTGAAATACCTCGATGAAACTGGCCTGGGATTGATGTTGAGTGTGATCAGCAGCTGGTTTGTCAAAGGTCGAGGTAAACAGTTCAAGATTCCGACGCGGTGGGGATCAGATGGTCGGGTCAATGTGCTGGGCACCCTCAGCCTCTCTGGAGCAGGGGAGCAACTGGAATATCGCTTGCTGGAAGGGCAATGCACCCGAGATCAGGTGGTGGCTTATCTTCAGACGCTGGCCGAAAGGTGCGATCCAGCTGGGCTCACGGTAGTGGTGCTGGACAATGCACCGTTTCACAAGGGTGGTGAGCTGACAAAGCGACGTGAGGAATGGGAAAAACAGGGATTGTACCTGCGGTATTTGCCAGCGTACTGTCCGTTTTTGAACTTGATTGAGACCACCTGGCGGAAGTTAAAGGGCTTTTTGATGCCCAGACGGTGCTACAACTCGGTGGCGGAGCTAACGGAGGCCTTGCTGGCTGCCTTCAAGCTGCTTGGAGCCGTACAAATCTGA